Below is a genomic region from Seriola aureovittata isolate HTS-2021-v1 ecotype China chromosome 23, ASM2101889v1, whole genome shotgun sequence.
AGTCTTTGTAACTGCCCATGGAGCTCAGTAAAAGGCTAACACAGGTTTcacactctgctctctgtaATCAGGACTCAGTATGCAAAACAATGCACTTCTTACACCACAGCAGATCCACCCACAGTTTTAGGAACAGCTACTGTGTATAGCAATGCAGTCTAGCAGTCCTCGGAtatgcagcattttatgtaCAATCTAGTCAATTTTCAAGAGATTACCTGTATGTCATGTTGAACTTTTTAAATACCAGCATCTTGGATTTAAATGTGATATACAGTAGCTTCAATGAATCGGTGGAATAAGCAGATACAGGATATACTGATATCAGTGAGCAATGTGGTTAATGTTAAATCCATGTTTGAATTAACTTGGGAGGAATTTAAAGGAGAATACAGGGGCATTTTCTGTTCAAGTGTTGCAAGGGCAGTATGCTTaaaaagtcaagtcaatttttatttatatacgGTAGCgccacaacagaagttatctcaaggcacttttcaaataCCCTACTCTTTATAATATTGGTTACAGAGAGCCAACAACTCAcaccatgagcaagcacttcACGAgagtggcaaggaaaaacttcctttcaAGAGACAGAAACCTGGAGCAGtaccggactcagggtgggcgaCCGTCTGCCTCGCCCAATTGgattgagaaagagagagagaaagagagagagagagagagagagagagagagagggagagcgacaACAACCATCAACTACAAACAGGACTGACTGCCTTTATTGAGACAGTGgggacagacagaagaaaaagatggatCATATTCAACGTGGCCATATTCAAAATGGAGATTGCAGTTTTATGGTATTTGTCCTTGAAGTCTAGATGCCACCACTCTGCCCCATAAAGCTCCAAAGTGTGAGCAAATATATAAGGCAATTAAAAAGGTATAGAGAAATCAAAAATGGGTCGTCAGTTGGGTGAACAATGGTTTTTAGGTGTAGCCAATCAGCTGACATTGACACTGTATAGTTTGACTCAATGTATTTAAACCAGTGACTACACATGTGCTGCCTTGGCAGTAGTTATTGAGCTGTAACCAAATGTTTTGCAAATTTGGCATCTTGTGATTTACTGAAAATTAGTATTGATGGATACACTGGTCCACATGCAGATGGAGGCCTTATCCCTTAAGCTGCACTGGTGCTGGTCACAGTTTAGCTGGTCCCACAAAGCATTTGACTAAACTACAACAGTGTTTTCTTATTCAAACAGTGAAGCCATTATATGGCTGTTAATTTACCCACAGAGGGATATGAAATTCTTCTCACCAGTGTCTGAAGACTCTCATGTGTTTGAGCTTCCCCATAAAGTGTAATACAACTACAGGGAACTCTGGAGAAACTAAATGAATTACAGAGACATAATTTTACAGATTACTTATGAACACAAAGACAGGTTTAAAAGTGCAGGAGACACCATAACAAGAAATTTACATGAGACTCCATAGACTACATTTTGAACCACAAATTCATACTGTGCATGTAACACAACAGTCATTCATGTTTGCTTACAGACATGTTATTGATCTGACATTGTCCATAATCactcatctttatttacagtatgaGTAAAGTTAGAAAACCCACAGTAAAAGTTCTAAGTAATAGCCTTAATGAAGTTAGAAGCACTCGAACTGTTTTCACTATATTTCAACTCTCTCCAGTATGTGATGggtcagacaaagaaaagataGTTTGTTATGTGGTGTCAATGCCACTATATGAGCCAAGTCAGTGTAAACAAAGTGTAAGTGTAGTGAGCCAAGTAAATGTTTTCACCGCTTCTCTGGACACCTTCTTCCAGCCTGTTTGTGCTGCATGGTTTTGTAAGTTTTAGaatctctttcacacacagtattgtatattgtatatgtaaATATCTGATAGATtactattttttctttttaaaattcagttacCTAACAACTACACAATGGAGTTTAATTTGTTCAGCACTGTCATATACAGGAGACAGTGATGGGAATATTTCTTTGACGCAGTAAGCCAGAGCCAAAATGAGGTAGAGTACTTCAGGAACATGATTTAAATTCGGTTTGAACACCTGGAACATGAAATCCAGATAACCAGGTTCTATCTGATTTACATGGTACAAGTTTCTGCTCTTTGTAAAACATGTGACATGAATGTATGAATTACTGTAGCTTAACTCAACAGTACAAGGTGGGACAAAACAAATTCGTCTCGTACTGAGATGCTGGATTTAACGGGCGCTGTTTTGACTGGAGATCCCAAATTTTAAACAGAAAGTTTGCGTAACAAATCACGGTGAATTACTCCTTATGTAACacattaaagtttatttaatttagGCCTGTTATTTGGAATACAGTTAAGTCTTGTCCATGTTGTGCATGTAGTTGTTCATTCAGACTGAAACACTGCTCAggtctctcctcttcttcttgaaGAGGTTTTCGGACACACAGCCCTTATAGAAAATAGTCATGTCACTATCTGTGTATGTCTGGCTCTTCAGGAAGCTCTCCAGAGTCTTCAGAGGGACCTCCACCACACTGTGGCCAGTCTGTTCATTCAGTGCATAGCCCCCATAACTAGGGAACATAAACCTCACCTCATACGGTGAGTTGCGGTCAAACCGTGGGCAGCAGTACGCCAGCCATAAGTGTTTTGGGATTGCTAGGCGGTCCCTGTTATCTCGCTGGATGTTTGCCCCTGAAAGAGTCACCCCTGTCACCATGAAAGATTTGCCATGGCAGAAGTTATTGAGGCGCTGGCGAATGGTGTCCAAGTATGGGTTCCAGGAGGTATCCAGGAAGTCTGTGATTAATGGCACTACATTGGTCAGGGTATAGGTGGAGGATTTGTCATCTGGCTCAGCTTGGTGCAAGTCAGGATTCAGAGGGCCACGTCTGTAGTATACAGCATCTGTGTAGTCTCCCAACACAGCCTGGCTGTCCTCAATCAGAGGGGGCGTGTCTTCAGCAAGGGGAAGTGTTCTCATGTTTCCACCCTCGTCATCAGAGAGCAACTGTAGGGAAAAGCAGGGAAAAGAAGGAAGTATTATTCAGACTGAACACGGAGCCAATACAGAACAACTTGAAGATGCAGGACCAGTGATGGTTGAGTCCAACTGTATAGGCTTCAATTTAAAAAGGACCCTCTCTCATAACATAACGTCAGTAATGTTTTTCCAGAAAAGTTATGATCTATAGCTAATTTTACTTCCTCTTGCTCGGCAGTGGTGTTGATGGCTGTGATTTTAGAAATAGTTGTCcagttaatgtttttaaagctgtttgGGTGATTGACATGTGACTCAGCCTATCAGGTGGTCCTGTGTGAGCTCTATACAGGCTTTGTCTTCTGTACTAAACTCCATGTCCAATAACTATAAAAAGAACCCAAGCTTCCAAACATCCCCTAACAACCTACTGGCAGAGGTGGGAGTAAGTCACACATGTGCAAGTCACGAGCAAGTCTCAAATCTTAACCTTCAAGTCTCAAGCAAGTCCCAAGTTACTGTGGTGAGATTCAAGCAAGTGGAGTCCCTGCTTTAAGTCAAGCAAGACAAGTCAGGTTATTGTTCGGATGAAGCAAATCACAAGTCAAGttatatgatataatatgatatttaataaaaaaaatgttaagtcATCTGAGTCATCTGTTTCAAGTCTACATCAAGTCTCAAGTCATGAATACCAAATCAAAGTCAAGTCTTTTATCAGCGTTGGTCAAACAAGACTGAAGTCTTTAAATTTGTGACTAAAGTCGGACCTAAGTCAAGTCATGTgactatttctatttctttcttttttttcattttttgcgTTTGTCTTCAGACAGTGAGACACTTAAGtagaaaaaacaaggaaaacaaacaaggcaGTGTTACTCTCTGTACCTGAGGCTCATACATCCAGGGGGtgtccatcctcctcttcccatCAGACTTCTTAAAGATGTAGGCTGAGTACAGAGGGAGGCGGCGACTGCTGTCATACAGTGTGGCGTAGCACAGTTTGTCTGCGTACTTCTGGCAGATCCTCCTCAGGCCGGTTCCTCTGATCCCTGCAGGTGGTGTCTGCATGTAGAAAAAATGGCTGCAGTCTCTGAAGCTGTTTGACACAGTGGCGCTCACCAGGGGGGACGCAATCATCAGGGATAGGACGCAGGTGCAGAGCAGATGCATCCTCGCTCGGCTGGAGTAGAGGGAAAAGTAATGGTAAATCAGGTTATTTTCTCCTAATAGGGATTTGACATGTCCCACCGGGCACCATTATGAATGAAGAAATTCCACATGGTGGTGGTGAGGAATTTTCTGTCATCCTGTATTGGTGATGCTCTCGTAATCTAATAAAGTGTAaggactgttggacagagacTCAGTatgcaaagcagcagcagctcagagtgaATCCATTGGCTGGATAGTTGACTTATCTGGCTCTACACTACCTGTGCAGCCATGCATCTCTGCACAGGCTTCTGGCAGGCTCTGTTCACGTTCTAACCGATCTGCCATGAATTCACTCTTTTCACTgtattttccttattttatgAACTATATGAAACCACAAACAGCAAAAATCCCTTCGCAACTACTGTGTCACCCTGGATGAATAACAtgtttatcattattgttatagTGTTATCTCAGTGTTGATGAAAGCAATGAAACTTGCAAAATGAGCAGTTATGTTGAATTTAAAAGCTTTCCACAGCTTTAATGTGCCAACTTAATTTAAGAATGAGATTTCCATGAGCCTACATTTGTTGTAAGTGTTACATTACACATTTGAGCTGATCACACCTTTTGCAGCCTCACTCATGTAGTGTGAACTGTGTGTCTGACCAGATAGTTCCTCCTCCAAATGCACCCATATGCGTTGATTGAGCAACCCAGATACAGAGATGGTTCTTCATGCAGTGATGTGGTTGGAGGTCAAACCGAAAataccaaaacaaaccaaactagTGTATTCTTGTACCTTTTGTTCACAGCATCTCAGGCAGTGGTGTCTGCAGTAtggctgctgctggctgtgtgGCCCTCTCCTGCACTACAGGTCACACAGAAGAGTGCAAAGATGCAAGGATGGCATCTGGACCATTCTAGCTGGACAGGGCTTTAACATGTGCCCAACGAAGCATAAGTAGGCACATGTAATTGATGTGCACACctggcaacagaaaaaaaactcctgcaCCCTTTTCAAGAACATCTTGATGGAGGGGGCGACGCTGCAGAGGCTGCCTGTGGCAGTGGTGTTCTACAAATTACATCCATCATTTAAATAGATTGAGAGTGCATACTTTTCCCATACCAAGCAATTAGTACAgttaagaaaatgtgatttgaaCACCAGTGAAATCAAGGCAAAAATAGCAACGTAAGCTGTTGATGATTTGGATTTGGATAAATGACATTAAAGgtcctgaaaacacattttctcaatcagcttcATACTGTAAGTGattatacataaaaacacaatagtcATAATATGCAATGattagtcatgaatatttaatgttatagaGAAGTACTAAAGATTTAAAGCCAAGTTTTCGCAGGCTTTTAACTGTAAACTTCCAGCCTAGATTTAATTCCTTATGAGACTGTCCAATAATGAAATCATGCAGAAATTATGCTAATATCATAATATTTATTTCCTTTGGCTGTAATGTGCGTAATACTTTCTCTGTGAGACTGTTTTCTTTCCGCTTCAgttacagtgtaaaaaaaaaaaacacccctcGACCCCGAGTTTGTTCAGTCTATTATGAACCTACTACCGCAGTACAACAACCAGACCAAGCCAGACTACATTCAATTCCTGGTCACGTTTAGTTCACAAAGTTGAAGGGACTAAAAAAGGCTACTGAAGACTGTATTCTGCAAAATGCAGTGctccaacaaatgcactcagGGTTCCACTCCCAGCTCCCGTGAtccatgcacatgtgtgtgttgaccCACCAGAAACATCACCGGTGGCTTGGCCcacctcactgtcactgtcaaaaGTGCAAGTGGCACCCCACAGGGCTTTCCTGACAGGCAACAAGACCTTCCAGACCAAGGTcatctacaacaacaacaaacctcAATAGAGCAAAGACTTTTACATGTCTGCAGTCGAGCTGTCCCTGAAGACAGAACTGAAGCTTGAGGTGTGGGATGAAGATAATCACTGGTTTGGACTGAACTAATCACCTCTTGGGGTCTTGCAGTAGCTCAGTCAGAGCTGGTTCTTTTCCCACGAATCATAGCAACTTGTACTTCTCCTACAACGCGGAGTGCACCCCAGGGCTGAGAGGTACCACTTGTTCAGAGCACAACCTGTTCAGGATGAAGACTGGTCTCCTTGACCTCTTTTCATCCTGCAACAGCCTGAATGTCAACCAGGACCTGCTGGATCACTTGAGCATGGCCCCACTGAGGATGATGCCCCGACCTTTATCATGAAACACAGGATAGAAAGAAAATAGATTCAACCTGCCTCTTCTCAGTCACTTGCTTGAACAACTACAAACTGTTTTGACCATAATTAGTTGCATTAATTCTACAATATTTCTTAACAGTTTCCTTTAGAGCGCAGTGAGCTATAGTAACATTAAATGTAGTATTTCACAGTTTGATAGACCTGGAGTGACCTGTGGCTAACCTCACAGATATTATGAAGATATAACTAATACtaaattgaaaattaaattaagaaTCATTAGGATTTTAAAACTTCTCAAATGTGGAAAGCTACCAAACATCTAACTTATGGTTTTTGCTCAGctttttttgtaaatactgCAGCaagctttcttttttcttataagtatttaatttaaaaaaaaacgctgATTTACACTTTATTGTTACATTAACAATATGAGGTGACTTTAAATTGTTGATATATCATCCTCTACTTTggtttttcttgtcttttctcatTGTTGTCTCAACATAACTAGGAAATAATGGttattcatacatatatattcaaCTTCAACCCTTTTGTGCGTGGGATATAAATGCTTTGATGATGCTTTATGACAAAACTGTTTTAGGCACATACAAACATTTCAGTGGTAGTTTTCAGTAGTTATTCATTGATCTAAGACACAGCTGTTGATTAGATACACAAATAAAGTGATTATGAGTATTGTAAGTAACTACCACTCCAGATCCATGTATACTGAAGAAATggagatattattattattacaatttttaCAGATATCATCACTGATATTATTGTTCTGTTTAGttctactgtttataatatctgTATTTATAATATGCATTACCTTTGGAACAATACCTGTATCATGATATACAATCCAGAATAACTGCCCTGCAACAAATGCAAcatttgtgaatgttttgtCCACCACAATAACATTCATGTGGGTTTGACAAAACATCAGAAACCCCTCCATAGCTGGATTAAACTCTATTTGGACACAGGACCCTTCTGCAACACAGGACCTCTGGTTGACATGTCCCTCAAGGGCATGCACTATATCATTAAACAGGGTTCTAATTTGTTCGTCTTATCTACTAATTTTAATTGGAAAtctaatttaaatgtattttaaatgccATGCTAGTTATGATGCTTTTGCCTCAGTcatgtttaaatatataatgtacgCAACGTTAGTTTCTTCAGTTTTGCCTCTTGTATGCAGCTAGTTGAGCACATGCAAGTTCAAACATGTATTTGTGCCTATTCAAACGAAATGAAAAACTATAATTATTAATGATGTtacattttcagctttaatttccACTTAGTTGAATAGCCGCACATAGTAAACACCTGCAACAATGAAacgtttttttaatatatatctGCACAATACTAATAAAGTCTTCACGCATGTTTACAATATGTGAGGGCCCCATTTCAAAGGAGTATGTTATGTGGTAATCACACATCCTATTTGCTCATGCCACTGTTATTCAACAGCGCCCTCTACTGACTAAACCCTGCTAGTGGCTTCAACAAACGTATTGCACATGCTCTGCAAGTCATTCAGTTCACTTTCAAGGGTATAGATGGCGAAAAACTCATAATTTCTGAAGCATCTGAAGCTTGAACCTACAGACTGCAAAGTTTATGAAAACAGCTTTGAGGGAAATAAGTTTCGATGTAATGTGACAAAACGTTGCTGCCCCGCGAGTTTTTATTAAGCCATCTGTTTTCCGTGTGCGCTTTTAACACCATTGCACGCTGGAGTTGCCTTAACGCTACAGCTTACTGGATAATTAAACGCATCCAGCTAAGACGACGTGTGTTTGAAAATACCGTTGCAAAGTGTAAAGTGGACACCATTAGTGTCCAGGCTGGTAAATAGGGGTGTGTTTGCCCTGCTACAACATTGGTTAGCCGCTTGTCAATGTCCAGTCACGTGGTGTCACACGGACGGCCATGTTTccgaaacacaaacaacaagaagAGCAGCGACTGGGAGCCAGCAGACACATACTGATACGCAGCAGCGACCgttggaggagagggaaaaataataaatagaataCAGAGCACGACTTTCTGAAAGTACGATTCTGTCGAATGAATACGTTTACAGTGTTTAAAGAGACCAATGCAAACGATATATTGGCTGTAGACACGCCGTGCAGACAACCAGTCTGGTAGCTATAAACAGTGAAGGTAAGCCATGGTTCCTCTTTGCAGCTTGTCTtttagctagctggctaacgtGAGCTAACGAGCTAACCTCGGCTCGTGCAGCTCGGATGTTTGGTTTTACCTGCCGCGAGAAACGCATTTTCACTTAGTTGTTTTACAGCTAAACTGCGAttgtttctgtcattgtgttagtCTTGTTTACATCGCAATAGCCATAGCTTAACACCGACAGCGAAGTGGAGGTGGTCGTTCGCACATTGGCGGAGCAGGCCGGGGAGTCTGATCCCAACACTCCGCCCCCTCCGCCATCATATCTGGTGTCATTTGAACCTACAAGCCAAGGCCTTTACGATCAACGCATACCTTGTGCTAGGTTAGGTAGCACGCTAGCTAACCCATCTCTGTTATGCAACAGAAATTTGATATTGTGGGTCAAATACTCTTGTAACAGTtgatttatctttctttttcaacaaATGGATTTGCGCTAATTAGCTTGAAATTTGGACAATGTATGCGTTAATGTAGTTCGCAACCACTGGCGGTAGCTAACGTCAACTGTAGCTATTTGTCTATATGTTAGCTTCCTTCACGACCAAACAATTAGCATTGCTTAGTTTGTGAAAGTTGCTAACTGgtttgtgtgtaaagtcagATTTAACGTAGCTTTACAGTCTGCTATCCCGCAGCCTGAAATCCCGTTGTCCCGCCACGTTTTGAAATGCACTACATTCGCAAATATTCAGGTGTACAATACATATCAGTTTTTGCAAGCAGCGTTATTCCTTGTGACCTTGCTTCAGTTTTCTCAGTGCAAAGTTGGCAGACATTAAATATGTTAATTCTTTGCCTGTTGTTGCCTGAAATTAAGTAGCAAAATAATTTAAAGCCAAGATAAATGTAAGCGAGCTAAAGATGTTTAGTATAAACCTTTATATTCTTAATTATTGTAGtttgttaaattgttttattcCATTGCTGGGATTTGACGAGATCTCACTGTTATTTGCATGATTTGCAATCATGTGTGCTATAAATTGATCCCAGTGTTCTCTTACTTTGCGCCATTTAAACTGATAAATAATTGCAAGAAGCACACGTTTAAAGTCACAATGCTCAGTAATTTACCATTACTTTCAATATGATTACCAGCAGAAGATAATTCACAGATTTGTATGAGACATTCTCATCTGTAGCTTTAAGGAGTGTATCAAACTGGTTGCAATGTGATAATCTCTTCTTCAACTATGGCCTTATTTTCCCAGTTTACCATCACAACCATTGTATTGTGTCATTTAAGTTACCGTAGAGGTTAAAATACTTTCagggcacacacaaacaacttcatctACAGCTGATTAACCCAGAAGGAAAGTTAAAAATGTATACCCACACTGCAGTTTGATGTAAATTGGATCTGTCAGCATCCAGTTTTCAGTTGTCTTAAATATGTGTATGTTGCAGTATTATTAGTTGTGCTATTGAATGTCCTTTGAGCTGCTTAGAAGGTAGACTGTTTAAGTACAGTATTGCAATCATAGCATACTTGATGTTTTGTAATTACTTAGTGTTCACTAATCACACTGAGGCATAATGAGTTGCAGAAGTTTTAAGTATTTGCAGATAACGGCACAAAATCCACGTTATCAATAAAAGGTatttaaagcaaacacaaaacagttttgtcATAAAGCATCATCAAAGCATTTATATCCAATGCACAAAAGGGTTGAAGTTGCATATAAATGTATGAATAACCATTATTTCTTAGTTATGTTgagacaacaaagagaaaagacaaggaAAACCAAAGTAGAGGATGATATATCAACATTGACAATTTTGAAAGACaagaatgtttttgtttttattcatttctgatctctcaattttaaaatgttaaatggaAACAATGACCCTACAACACTGCAAATATAGCAGAGGGCTTTCCATTTCAGTACACAGGGTTGTGTGagcaatgcaaaaaaaaaaaaaaaaagtataaaaaaaaaaatttgagtAAAACAGTCAATATTAAACAGCAACTGTTGATATGCATCATAAGAGACCGCTAACTGTAGTGTGGTACTGTGTTGTAAGCTTGGGCAATGTGGACAAAATATGTCTtagtatttttttggcattttgacaTTGTTGACATTAGATGCCATTTTTAACAGCTCACATCTGAGTGACTTGAATCATTGGAAattatgtatttgttgttgGTTTGATCAATGTAGTTTGAGTCATCGCTAGTCGGATACAGGAGCTGAATGCCATTTCTTTTAGTTAAAGTAATTAGCTTTACTAAGGCCAATGAATAAGTTGTAGCTTGTTTTTGCCACTGACTTCAAGCATCAGATGCATAAACATGACATAAGTCTGCATAATTAAAAagctgaattaaattaaaaatgctgTTCAGCTGACATGGAAGCACTAGGGCCTTCCATGACGCAGCGGCAGGGAGGATCAGAATCAGCACATTTGTAGTCAGGAAAGTTATGTAATCCTTGAAAATAGAAACGTGGATAAAATTAACTATATACTGATATTTGTATTTCTTAAAATTGAAATAGTGTGTAATAAGTGCGTCAATAGAAATTCATATTTTGCAGTTTAACTCGGTGCCACACGGTGGTGCCAAAGCATTAGTTACAATAACCTAAAGTCCCGCCCTTCTCATGTAACTAGCCTCTGTTCGGTTAGGATTTCAAAGAGTTTCTTTTAGAAGTCTAAAATTATTTTGTAAGCATTCAAAAAGTACAACTCTGAACAGGCTTTGACTTTATGCCTATGTCTAACACTCGTGGTAGAGATAGACGATATGAATAAAATCTTCTATTTCTACTTGAATCGAGGTATGTCAACCAACTGATGCAAAAAATCCCACAAGTCTAATTTATCCCTAAGGAATTCTGCTAATTTACAAAGCTGCACACAGTGGGTTAAAACAGCCAGAGAAAGCTATGACAGAATCACTATAAACAATTTTCTATCGTCTCATATTGTGTATCACCGTGTCTAAGTAATGGGATATTTAATTAACTCACAGTGATTGTAATTGGGTACAGCTCATAAAATCTGCTGGCAACGTGTTATTTAAGTCTCCAGAATATATGGTCCCTTGATATCTTTACATTAATCCTAAGGACAAAGACAGTTAAGCTCATATACATCTGAGCATATGCTTAGTTTGCTAGTTTTATGGTTTACTTATAATTTAGACTATCTTGTGTTGAATTTATAGTGTCAGATTGCTGTTGAAGGTTATTTCATGCAAAATAACTTGCttaagaacaaagaaaaaaaacaatcttaagATTTAGTTTGATAAAGGGTATttttaattaagattttacacCCTTGCCTGCTATTTTGTCCTTTGATTAGAATACCATCCACATAAGTCCAGATTGTAACATAAAAAGGCTAAAAActgggtttttttcccccatgagCAGACTATTGCTGAAAAACAGCATAAGCTAATGCTAGATACTGCCTGAGTAACATAGTGTCAGTGTTGTTGCATATGATGGCATATCCCCTGCCCTGACAGCATTAAATCACTTCTAGCATTCAGCTAGTCGAGAAGGTGTTGGCCTGGTGCTTGTGCCTTAGAAAGCAGTGCTCAGTTCAAGAGGAAAGTAAAAAGTTTCCGTTAAACATGACCACAATTATCCATCAAAGACATTGATGTGACACTTACTATTAACTGTACTTGAAGTGATGTGTTGTCATGTGTCATGACATTAGCAAAAAAAGTTATTCAAAATGTATGAACATAAGGATGTGATATTCATATCATAGGGGCACTGTATGCATGTATCGGCATTAACTGTTGAAAACTAGTTCCCTGGTTATTGGTTTAGTTTCCATGGCATTTTCAGGAACTATCCCCATCCAGCTGCATGCATTTAGAAGCAGCTGGTTCCCAACATCACTGAAATAGACTCCCTACATTTCTGGATGGAAAATCTCCTgtgagcagcagaaacattGGCCCATGATGGAGCACTAAACTAGAAATAGTTTGCTGTTTCATTTGTTCACCGAAGGAATACGACAGTCGTTTTCTCCCAGCTCAGTGTGCTGTAACAGATTGATCAAATTGGTCCAGTACCTTTCAGTGAGTCCAAGGCACGCTGCCTCGAAAATAGTATGTCAAGGCTACACATCACAAAATCAAATTACATTTCCTTTCCTATAACAGCAGAGCCAGACTGCCAAGCTGTGAAAATGCATCTTACCAGCAGCTAATTTATTAGGTGTCCACTTCTAACATTattctttccatctttctttgATTTGTCTGATTTCTCTGGTCCCATCTCTCAAAcgctttgtttgtgtttttccctgtgttttttttttccagtggtgcaaag
It encodes:
- the si:dkey-85k7.11 gene encoding endonuclease domain-containing 1 protein yields the protein MHLLCTCVLSLMIASPLVSATVSNSFRDCSHFFYMQTPPAGIRGTGLRRICQKYADKLCYATLYDSSRRLPLYSAYIFKKSDGKRRMDTPWMYEPQLLSDDEGGNMRTLPLAEDTPPLIEDSQAVLGDYTDAVYYRRGPLNPDLHQAEPDDKSSTYTLTNVVPLITDFLDTSWNPYLDTIRQRLNNFCHGKSFMVTGVTLSGANIQRDNRDRLAIPKHLWLAYCCPRFDRNSPYEVRFMFPSYGGYALNEQTGHSVVEVPLKTLESFLKSQTYTDSDMTIFYKGCVSENLFKKKRRDLSSVSV